CAAGCCGAAGAAGGGCAAGGGCGCGCCGACCGGGGCCCGGGTGCCGGAGTCGGTGGACTGGTCGCAGGTCCGCTACGACGGTTACGCCTTCATCGCCGTCGACGTGGCACCGCCCGCGGCGACCGGCGGCAGCACCACGATGACGGTGCGCACCCTCGCGGACGCCCTGCCCGGCAGCGGGAAGCCGTACACCGAAATCGATCGGATCGTGCTGAAGCGGACGTCCGGGCTGGTCATCGCCCGGTGACCCGTCCGCCACAGCCACCGCGCCGATATTGGATCTTCCCAAGGCGGGGTGCGGATTCCTAGCGTGTGGCCATGACACGCACGGCAGAGGTCAACGGGATCACGGTCAGCTTCGGCGAGGCGGGCATCGGCCCCGCGTTCGTCCTGGTCCACGGGCACCCGTTCGACCGCTCGATGTGGCGGCCGCAGGTGGCCTCCCTGACCGCCGCCGGCTACCGGGTGATCACCGCCGACCTGCGCGGATACGGCCGATCCACAGTGGTGCCCGGGCTGACCACGCTGGAGACGTTCGCCCGGGACACCTTCGCGCTGGTCGACCACCTCGGCGTCGACGAGGTGGTGCTGGCCGGCCTGTCGATGGGCGGGCAGATCGCGATGGAGTGCTACCGGCTCTTCCCGGAACGCATCCGCGGCCTGGTACTGGCCGACACGTTCGCGCAGGGCGAGACGCCGGAGGGGCACGCGTACCGCAACCGGGTTGCCGACCGGCTGCTGGCCGAGGGGATGGCCGGCTACGTCGCCGAGAACCTGTCGAAGATGCTTGCCGCCTACAACGTCGAGGCGATGCCCGACGTCGCGGCCCACGTCCGCACCATGATGCTGAACGCCCCACCGGCCGGCGCCGCCGCGGCGCTGCGCGGCCGCGCCGAACGCCGGGACTACCAGGAGCTGCTCACCAAGGTGTCGGTCCCGGCCCTGGTCGTGGTCGGCCGCGACGACGAGTTCACCCCGGTCGCCGACGCCGAGCTCATGCACCGGCTCATCCCGGACGCGACCCTGGCCGTCATCGACGGCGCCGGCCACCTGCCCAACCTGGAACAGCCGGCCGCCTTCAACGCCGCCCTGCACCACTTCCTCGACCGGTAGCGTCCCGGCCGGTGCCCGGGACACCACCGAAATGCGCTCCCGGCTCCCGCGGGACCGGCCGGGCCGGTAAGGTTCCGCGATCGTGAGTGATGTTTCCGCGCAGCCGGGCGAACCGGTCGAGACGCCAGCGCCGAAGACCCCGTCCGGCCGCTTCGCGGCACCGGTTCCGGAGCCGCGACCGAGCCGCGGGTGGCTGGTGCCGGCGTTGATCGCGCTGGTCGTCGGGGCCGGGGCGACCTTCGGCGGGCTGTGGCTGGCCGGGTGGCGGCCGGCCGGCGACCAGCCGGCTGCCGAGCGCGAGTACAGCGTGCTCGTCGTGCTGAAGCAGGACGCCACCCCGGAGCAGAAGGACGCCGTCAAGGCGACCCTGACCGGGCTGCCCGGCCGCGACGGCGACGCCCGGCTGGTCAGCAAGGCCGAGGCGTACGCCGAGGCGCAGAAGGCCTACCAGGGCACCGACATGCTCAAGGACATCACCGAGGCGAAGATGCCGGAGTCGTTCCGGGTGGTCAGCAAGAGCGTGTCGTTCTCCTGCACGCCGCTCAAGCCGCTGGCCGACAACAAGGGCGTCTCCAAGCTGTCGGTCGTCGTGCGCGCCACCGAGGACCAGCCCGGCGCGACGATCAACTGCTGACCGGCGCTCCCTGAGGCGCGCCGGTCAGCGCACGAACCACGCCGGCCACCCCGAGCGGGTGACGCCGCGCCGGTCGGCGGCGGCCACCCCGGGCGGGGTGACACCGCGCCGATCGGCGCCGGCCACTGCGGGCGGGGTTACACCGCGCCGATCGGCGGCCGGCGCATGCCGGTCAGGCTTCGTCGCCGACGGCCTTGAACAGGGCGGCGACCTCGGCGTTCGACAGGTGGCGGAAACCGCCCGGACGCAGGTCACCGAGCCGGATCGGGCCGACAGCGGTCCGGATCAGTCGGGTCACCGGGTGACCGACCTCGTCCATCATCCGCCGGACGATGTGCTTGCGGCCCTCGTGCAGCGTCAGCTCCACCTGCGCGGTCTTGCCGATCGCGTCGACCAGCCGGAACGCGTCGACCTTGGCCGGGCCGTCCTCGAGCACCACGCCGGCCTGCAGCGCGCGGCCGACGCTGCGCGGCAGCGGACCCATCACCTCGGCCAGGTAGGTCTTGGACACCCCGAACGACGGGTGCATCAGCTTGTGCGCCAGCCCGCCGTCGTTGGTGAGCAGCAGCAGGCCCTCCGAGTCGGCGTCGAGCCGGCCGACGTGGAACAACCGCTGCTCGAAGTTGCCCTGCAGGAAGTCGGCGAGCTCGGTGCGGCCCTTCTCGTCGTCCAGGCTGGCCACCACGCCGCGCGGCTTGTTCAGCGCGACGTAGACCAGCTTGGTGTTG
This window of the Actinoplanes oblitus genome carries:
- a CDS encoding alpha/beta fold hydrolase, with product MTRTAEVNGITVSFGEAGIGPAFVLVHGHPFDRSMWRPQVASLTAAGYRVITADLRGYGRSTVVPGLTTLETFARDTFALVDHLGVDEVVLAGLSMGGQIAMECYRLFPERIRGLVLADTFAQGETPEGHAYRNRVADRLLAEGMAGYVAENLSKMLAAYNVEAMPDVAAHVRTMMLNAPPAGAAAALRGRAERRDYQELLTKVSVPALVVVGRDDEFTPVADAELMHRLIPDATLAVIDGAGHLPNLEQPAAFNAALHHFLDR
- a CDS encoding permease-like cell division protein FtsX — translated: MSDVSAQPGEPVETPAPKTPSGRFAAPVPEPRPSRGWLVPALIALVVGAGATFGGLWLAGWRPAGDQPAAEREYSVLVVLKQDATPEQKDAVKATLTGLPGRDGDARLVSKAEAYAEAQKAYQGTDMLKDITEAKMPESFRVVSKSVSFSCTPLKPLADNKGVSKLSVVVRATEDQPGATINC
- a CDS encoding pseudouridine synthase; the encoded protein is MWKKCSMPQADTAERLQKVLAAAGVGSRRACEDLIFRRRVTVNGRVAKLGDKVDAATAEIYVDGARVITNTKLVYVALNKPRGVVASLDDEKGRTELADFLQGNFEQRLFHVGRLDADSEGLLLLTNDGGLAHKLMHPSFGVSKTYLAEVMGPLPRSVGRALQAGVVLEDGPAKVDAFRLVDAIGKTAQVELTLHEGRKHIVRRMMDEVGHPVTRLIRTAVGPIRLGDLRPGGFRHLSNAEVAALFKAVGDEA